The following proteins are encoded in a genomic region of Arachis stenosperma cultivar V10309 chromosome 4, arast.V10309.gnm1.PFL2, whole genome shotgun sequence:
- the LOC130976436 gene encoding wall-associated receptor kinase-like 10, giving the protein MTTIVMLLSVFHIIIIMHPLLASGKLDLQFLHDPIMAQPGCDLMCGDVEIPYPFGMKDPKCYAEEWFQIECKSNHTPYLKLINLEVTAIDVNISTVEVKNPVFHRKCHDGGRDSSLSRPKPTIEDPAGISLRGSPFVYSNKRNTFVAFGCNILGFLHSNRSVVAGCVSVCGPKEFTRLKKSVASGKKVNLGCHGKFCCVASIPSYLSEYEVTMEDIRNGSIAPGCDDYALIAKKWRQELTWMVNQKESELKKNVSHYAHAVLEFEILNWFNIEATNAECLKTNVTSSKMENSGWRCKCRVGFHGNPYIAGGCVVIRDRWYHSEGTPTKELMVGLLSSLGSIILLLGLRWLYEAERKRIAKKSRESFFKKNGGVLLEKVLSSSEGSFDKFKLFSLKELEKATNHFNVNRILGNGGEGTVYKGMLLDGKIVAVKKFKVQGKIEQFINEFVILSQIDHRNVVKLLGCCLETEIPLLVYEFIPNGTLFQYLHDQDAYLPMTWEMRLKIAIEVAGALFYLHSAASNPIYHRDIKSTNILLDEKYNAKVADFGTSKMIAIEDTHLTTIVKGTFGYLDPEYFHTSQFTDKSDVYSFGVVLVELLTGQKPVSFVAPDEAQNLASYFILCMEEKRVFDIIDKRIMWEGRRKHINAVAKLAKRCLDLKGIKRPSMKEVSMQLYGIWELQRNSRA; this is encoded by the exons ATGACTACAATTGTTATGCTTCTATCTGTATTTCATATAATCATCATCATGCATCCATTATTGGCAAGTGGAAAATTGGATTTGCAATTTTTGCACGATCCAATCATGGCACAACCTGGGTGTGATTTAATGTGTGGAGATGTTGAGATCCCTTACCCATTTGGAATGAAGGATCCAAAATGCTATGCAGAGGAGTGGTTCCAAATAGAATGCAAGAGTAACCACACACCATACCTGAAGCTTATAAACCTTGAAGTAACAGCCATTGACGTTAACATTAGCACCGTTGAAGTCAAGAATCCAGTTTTCCATAGGAAGTGTCACGATGGAGGCAGAGACTCTTCTCTCTCTCGTCCCAAACCAACCATAGAAGATCCTGCAGGTATTTCTTTGAGAGGTAGCCCCTTTGTGTATTCCAACAAGCGCAACACATTCGTAGCTTTCGGTTGCAACATTCTTGGATTCTTGCACTCTAACCGTTCAGTAGTCGCTGGGTGCGTGTCAGTTTGCGGTCCAAAAGAGTTCACAAGACTCAAGAAATCGGTTGCCAGTGGAAAAAAGGTTAATCTTGGTTGCCATGGGAAGTTCTGTTGTGTTGCTTCAATACCAAGTTATCTATCAGAGTATGAGGTGACAATGGAAGATATAAGAAATGGAAGCATTGCTCCTGGGTGCGACGACTATGCGCTGATAGCAAAAAAATGGAGACAGGAATTAACATGGATGGTGAATCAGAAAGAGAGTGAACTCAAGAAGAATGTGAGTCACTATGCACATGCTGTGCTGGAGTTTGAGATTCTGAATTGGTTCAACATTGAAGCAACTAATGCAGAATGTCTTAAGACTAATGTAACGTCCTCAAAAATGGAGAATTCAGGTTGGAGATGCAAATGCAGAGTAGGATTCCATGGGAACCCATACATTGCTGGTGGCTGTGTAG TTATTCGAGACCGTTGGTACCATTCCGAAGGAACTCCCACAAAAGAGCTTATGGTTG GACTTTTGTCAAGCCTCGGATCCATTATTTTATTGCTGGGTCTAAGGTGGCTCTATGAAGCTGAAAGGAAAAGAATAGCGAAAAAAAGCAGAGAAAGTTTCTTCAAAAAGAATGGTGGTGTGTTGTTAGAAAAGGTATTGTCTTCTAGTGAAGGTAGTTTTGATAAATTTAAACTCTTCAGCTTAAAGGAATTAGAGAAGGCCACAAACCACTTTAATGTGAACCGGATACTTGGAAATGGAGGTGAAGGTACTGTTTACAAGGGCATGCTACTAGATGGTAAAATTGTGGCTGTCAAGAAGTTTAAGGTCCAAGGAAAGATAGAACAATTCATCAATGAATTTGTTATTCTTTCGCAAATTGACCACAGAAATGTGGTTAAACTGTTGGGGTGTTGTTTGGAAACAGAGATTCCTCTGCTTGTTTATGAATTCATTCCCAATGGGACCCTTTTCCAATATTTGCATGACCAAGATGCATATCTACCAATGACATGGGAAATGCGTTTAAAGATTGCCATTGAAGTTGCAGGAGCTCTATTCTATTTACATTCAGCGGCTTCTAATCCCATTTATCATAGAGATATTAAATCGACCAATATACTATTGGATGAAAAGTACAATGCAAAGGTGGCTGATTTTGGAACATCCAAAATGATTGCTATTGAAGACACACACCTCACCACAATAGTTAAAGGAACTTTCGGATACTTGGATCCTGAATATTTTCACACTAGTCAATTTACAGACAAGAGTGATGTTTATAGTTTCGGAGTAGTTCTTGTTGAACTTTTAACAGGGCAAAAGCCGGTTTCCTTTGTTGCCCCGGATGAGGCGCAAAATTTAGCATCATACTTTATTTTGTGCATGGAGGAAAAACGTGTGTTTGACATCATTGACAAAAGAATCATGTGGGAAGGAAGGAGAAAGCATATCAATGCAGTTGCCAAGCTTGCCAAAAGATGTTTAGACCTGAAAGGTATTAAGCGGCCTAGTATGAAGGAAGTCTCGATGCAATTATATGGTATCTGGGAGTTGCAAAGGAATTCTAGAGCATAA
- the LOC130976312 gene encoding uncharacterized protein LOC130976312: MFIVIRRLRLPPISVGRFQNQVWTPPLHALFSTHIVADKPILVRDFVHSALYHPLHGYFSQRPRSVGVLHSSIKFNQLEGRKAYMRYLDNIYKQNDISWFTPVEIFKPWYAHAIAEAIMRTANFSVPLKIYEIGGGSGTCAKGILDYIMLNAPPKVYNSMTYTSVEISPSLAEVQRETVGEVRSHIPKFMVECRDAADRRGWGDVERQPCWVIMLEVLDNLPHDLVYSENQVSPWMEVWVERQHGRETLGELYKPLQDPLITRCVEIMDMDEPKTTRSAAVPTLKGIWSKVYPKPRRCWLPTGCLKLLEVLHEVLPKMSLIASDFSYLPDVKVPGERAPLVSTKKDGSSSDYENYMDAKGDADIFFPTDFWLLERIDHYCSGWLKFKGDHTSKKGKKRRTITLDTSAFMEEFGLPTKTRTKDGYNPLLDDFKNTKFYLSVPTHNIK; this comes from the exons ATGTTTATAGTGATTCGCAGGCTTCGGCTTCCTCCCATTTCCGTTGGGCGATTCCAGAATCAAGTGTGGACTCCGCCACTCCATGCTCTCTTCTCCACTCACATTGTCGCCGACAAACCAATTCTG GTTCGGGATTTCGTTCACTCTGCTTTGTACCATCCCTTACATGGTTACTTCTCCCAACGGCCCCGCTCCGTTGGAGTCCTTCACAGCAGCATCAAGTTCAATCAACTTGAAG GCAGAAAAGCTTATATGAGATACTTGGATAATATTTACAAGCAGAACGATATCTCTTGGTTTACGCCTGTGGAGATCTTCAAG CCTTGGTATGCCCATGCGATTGCTGAAGCCATCATGCGAACTGCAAACTTCTCTGTCCCTCTAAAA ATATATGAAATTGGTGGTGGATCAGGAACTTGTGCCAAGGGTATATTGGATTACATAATGTTGAATGCTCCTCCAAAAGTTTATAACAGTATGACTTACAC CTCAGTTGAGATTAGTCCTTCACTTGCTGAAGTGCAAAGAGAGACTGTTGGTGAAGTGCGCAGCCATATTCCAAAGTTCATGGTAGAATGTCGTGATGCTGCTGACCGGAGGGGATGGG GGGATGTGGAGAGACAACCGTGTTGGGTTATAATGCTTGAG GTACTTGATAATCTTCCACACGATCTTGTCTATTCAGAGAATCAAGTTTCCCCATGGATGGAAGTCTGGGTTGAGAGGCAACATGGTCG AGAAACACTCGGTGAGTTATACAAGCCTTTGCAAGATCCACTTATCACACGCTGTGTTGAGATCATGGACATGGATGAGCCTAAAACAACTCGGAGCGCTGCAGTACCTACACTGAAAGGTATTTGGTCTAAAGTTTACCCGAAACCTCGTAGATGTTGGCTGCCAACTGGATGTTTG AAATTACTTGAGGTTCTGCATGAGGTGCTACCAAAGATGTCCTTGATTGCTTCTGATTTCAGCTATCTCCCAGATGTGAAAGTTCCCGGCGAAAGAGCTCCTTTGGTTTCAACTAAA AAAGATGGAAGCAGCTCAGATTATGAGAACTATATGGACGCAAAG GGTGATGCGGATATCTTTTTCCCTACGGACTTTTGGCTTTTGGAACGGATTGATCATTACTGTTCTGGTTGGCTGAAATTTAAGGGTGATCATACATccaaaaaaggaaagaaaaggagaaCAATTACG CTGGATACATCAGCTTTTATGGAAGAGTTCGGTTTGCCGACAAAAACGAGAACCAAAGATGGATACAACCCACTTTTGGATGACTTCAAGAATACCAAATTTTATCTTAGTGTTCCTACACACAATATCAAGTAG
- the LOC130974612 gene encoding putative wall-associated receptor kinase-like 16, with the protein MVLELFYVMLILCCIHNLAFTQDENSRIAPFGCNSTCGNVEIPFPFGMNEPNYCYADHWFQIECRHDTPYLKSIGLEVSSIDVSSGTIDIMHPIHRWNCKPQHNATNTEQEVVDLRGSPFVYSQVHNMFVSVGCNEISFLVSNGTQVSGCVSICDDKKDVEENIEIQNCNGKYCCATSLPLYLSEFNVTTESFGSNNNNRASDDDECSSYALIVQYFRVPDYMRYDSSYAYYRWNSMTDLRSLKKVGVVLEWEIHNSSIRLPRSGHCVNTNITSAKNNHSGRRCYCLEDSYGNPYIEGGCSYANDYGDNGEGNKNRSKWAIIGVFSSVGSIIFLLGSWRVYKAVRKRIVQNRIEKNFKKNGGLLLEKRMSSGEVNVDKVKHFTLKELEKATDNFNMNRVLGKGGQGTVYKGMLVDGKIVAVKKFRVQGNVEEFINEFVILSQINHRNVVKLLGCCLEKEIPLLVYEFIPNGNLYEYLHGQNEDLPMTWDMRLRIASEIAGALFYLHSAASQPIYHRDVKSTNILLDGKYRAKVADFGASRMISIEDTHLTTVVQGTFGYLDPEYFHTSQLTEKSDVYSFGVVLLELLTGQKPLSSLRPNEAKSLASYFVLSVEEDRLFDIIDDRVTKEGDKEHIIAVANLAYRCLELNGKRRPTMKEVTRELDEIWKLERKFNNTQQHRHEEIEHPAAIEYHQPFVADYASDINPNLSNLTPTSESEVMHILTE; encoded by the exons ATGGTTCTTGAACTTTTTTATGTCATGTTAATACTGTGTTGTATACATAATTTGGCATTTACACAGGACGAAAATAGTCGTATAGCACCATTTGGCTGCAATTCCACATGTGGAAATGTTGAAATCCCTTTCCCATTTGGAATGAACGAACCCAATTATTGCTATGCAGACCACTGGTTCCAAATAGAGTGTAGGCACGATACACCTTACCTGAAATCTATAGGGCTGGAGGTCTCATCAATTGATGTATCATCAGGCACCATTGACATCATGCATCCAATTCACCGTTGGAACTGCAAACCCCAACACAACGCTACGAATACTGAGCAAGAAGTGGTTGACCTGAGAGGAAGCCCCTTCGTGTATTCGCAGGTGCACAACATGTTTGTGTCAGTTGGCTGCAATGAAATCTCTTTCTTGGTCTCCAACGGCACGCAAGTTAGCGGCTGCGTGTCAATTTGCGACGACAAGAAGGACGTTGAGGAGAacattgaaattcaaaattgcAACGGCAAATACTGCTGTGCGACCTCCTTGCCTTTGTATCTCTCGGAATTTAACGTCACAACGGAGAGTTTCGGGAGTAACAACAACAATCGTGCtagtgatgatgatgagtgcAGTAGCTATGCGTTGATTGTGCAATACTTTCGTGTTCCTGACTACATGCGCTATGATAGCAGCTATGCCTATTACCGTTGGAATTCGATGACAGATCTTCGGAGTTTGAAGAAAGTTGGGGTGGTGCTTGAATGGGAGATTCATAACTCATCCATAAGACTCCCTCGCTCAGGTCACTGCGTCAACACTAACATTACATCTGCAAAAAACAATCACTCAGGTCGAAGATGTTACTGCCTCGAAGACTCTTACGGCAATCCCTACATTGAAGGAGGCTGCAGCTACGCCAACG ATTATGGTGATAACGGCGAAGGAAACAAAAACCGGTCAAAATGGGCTATAATAG GTGTTTTCTCGAGTGTTGGATCTATCATTTTTCTCCTTGGCTCATGGCGGGTTTATAAAGCTGTAAGGAAAAGAATAGTACAGAACCGCATAGAAAAAAACTTCAAAAAGAATGGAGGTTTGCTGCTAGAAAAAAGGATGTCTTCTGGCGAAGTTAATGTTGACAAAGTTAAACACTTTACCTTAAAGGAGTTAGAGAAGGCCACTGATAACTTCAACATGAACAGAGTTCTCGGTAAGGGAGGGCAAGGCACCGTCTACAAAGGAATGCTCGTAGATGGAAAAATTGTTGCCGTCAAAAAGTTCAGGGTCCAAGGGAATGTGGAGGAATTTATCAATGAATTTGTGATCCTTTCACAGATTAACCATAGAAATGTGGTTAAGTTGTTAGGATGTTGTTTAGAGAAAGAAATTCCTTTGCTTGTTTATGAGTTCATTCCAAATGGCAATCTTTATGAATATTTGCATGGCCAAAATGAGGACTTGCCAATGACTTGGGATATGCGTTTGAGAATTGCATCTGAGATTGCAGGAGCACTTTTTTACTTACACTCTGCTGCTTCTCAACCAATTTATCACAGAGATGTGAAGTCAACAAATATTTTGTTGGATGGAAAGTACAGAGCAAAAGTAGCTGACTTTGGAGCTTCTAGAATGATCTCTATCGAAGATACTCACCTCACCACTGTAGTTCAAGGGACTTTTGGATATCTGGATCCTGAATACTTTCATACTAGTCAATTGACAGAAAAGAGCGATGTTTACAGTTTTGGAGTCGTTCTTCTTGAACTTTTGACAGGACAAAAGCCACTATCCTCCTTAAGACCCAACGAAGCGAAAAGTTTGGCTTCGTATTTTGTTCTTTCTGTTGAGGAAGATCGCTTGTTTGACATTATTGATGATAGGGTGACAAAAGAAGGAGACAAAGAACACATCATTGCTGTTGCCAATCTTGCATATAGATGCTTAGAGCTCAATGGGAAAAGAAGGCCAACTATGAAAGAAGTCACAAGAGAATTGGATGAGATCTGGAAATTGGAGAGGAAGTTTAATAATACACAGCAACATCGTCATGAAGAAATTGAGCATCCAGCTGCAATTGAATATCACCAACCTTTTGTTGCAGATTATGCTTCTGATATAAACCCAAATCTAAGCAACTTAACACCCACCTCAGAGTCAGAGGTTATGCACATTCTTACCGAATAA